A stretch of the Streptomyces ortus genome encodes the following:
- a CDS encoding acetyl-CoA C-acetyltransferase: protein MPQPRRVAVVGGTRIPFARSDGLYATASNQEMLTAALDGLVERFGLEGPGAVGELVAGAVLKHSRDFNLARETVLGSRLDARTPAYDIQQACGTGLQAVIAAANKITLGQTESAVAGGADTASDAPLGVNDQLRRILLEVRRAKSAGARLKALARVRPGHLVPEIPRNAEPRTGLSMGEHAAVTARTWAVTREAQDELAAASHQRLAAAYERGFFDDLVVPFRGLARDQNLRPGSTVAELASLKPVFGVDGPDPTMTAGNSTPLTDGAATVLLASDAWASGRGLTPLAYLTAYETAAVDFVAGDVVGGGAGGEDGLLMAPAHAVPRMLERAGLGLGDFDFVEVHEAFASQVLATLAAWEKQGLGQVDRNRLNVAGSSLATGHPFAATGARIVATLAKLLAEREGPGRGLISICAAGGQGVTAILERP, encoded by the coding sequence ATGCCACAGCCGCGCCGCGTCGCGGTCGTCGGCGGTACGCGCATCCCCTTCGCCCGCTCCGACGGCCTGTACGCCACCGCCTCCAACCAGGAGATGCTGACCGCGGCCCTCGACGGCCTCGTGGAGCGTTTCGGGCTCGAAGGGCCGGGCGCGGTGGGGGAGTTGGTCGCCGGAGCCGTTCTCAAGCACAGCCGCGACTTCAACCTCGCGCGCGAGACCGTGCTCGGCTCGCGGCTCGACGCCCGCACCCCCGCGTACGACATCCAGCAGGCCTGCGGCACCGGCCTCCAGGCCGTGATCGCGGCGGCCAACAAAATCACCCTCGGGCAGACCGAGTCCGCCGTCGCGGGCGGCGCGGACACGGCCAGCGACGCCCCGCTCGGCGTCAACGACCAGCTGCGGCGCATCCTCCTGGAGGTCCGGCGCGCGAAGTCGGCGGGCGCCCGGCTGAAGGCGCTCGCCCGCGTCCGCCCCGGCCACCTCGTCCCGGAGATCCCGCGTAACGCGGAGCCGCGTACCGGTTTGTCGATGGGGGAGCACGCGGCGGTCACCGCCCGGACCTGGGCCGTCACCCGCGAGGCGCAGGACGAACTGGCGGCGGCCAGCCACCAGCGGCTCGCCGCCGCCTACGAACGCGGCTTCTTCGACGACCTCGTCGTACCCTTCCGGGGACTGGCGCGCGACCAGAACCTCCGCCCCGGCTCGACGGTCGCCGAACTGGCGTCACTGAAGCCCGTGTTCGGCGTCGACGGCCCCGACCCCACCATGACGGCGGGCAATTCGACGCCCCTGACCGACGGCGCGGCCACCGTGCTCCTCGCGAGCGACGCGTGGGCGTCCGGGCGCGGCCTGACCCCCCTCGCATATCTGACGGCGTACGAGACGGCGGCCGTCGACTTCGTGGCGGGAGACGTGGTCGGAGGGGGAGCCGGCGGGGAGGACGGGCTGCTCATGGCGCCCGCCCACGCGGTGCCGCGCATGCTTGAGCGGGCCGGGCTCGGCCTCGGCGACTTCGACTTCGTCGAGGTGCACGAGGCGTTCGCGTCCCAGGTGCTCGCCACCCTGGCGGCCTGGGAGAAGCAGGGGCTCGGCCAGGTCGACCGGAACCGCCTCAACGTGGCGGGCTCGTCACTGGCCACCGGCCACCCCTTCGCGGCCACCGGGGCGAGGATCGTGGCGACCCTGGCGAAGCTGCTCGCGGAGCGGGAGGGGCCCGGCCGCGGCCTGATCTCGATCTGCGCGGCGGGCGGCCAGGGCGTGACGGCGATCCTCGAACGCCCCTGA
- a CDS encoding AMP-dependent synthetase/ligase: protein MSRDPSSRSHPALPEPEIRRLDGVVREVAVPPLILPVTHGSLADIPFDNADQVPNAPVLSRKGPDGSWQDVTAAEFAEQVLAVAKGLIAEGLMPGDRLAIMARTTYEWTLLDFAAWAAGLVTVPVYPTSSVFQTRWILQDSGAVAIAVEHVSQAAALGPERDRLPDVQHVWIFEKGHTDRLAELGRGVPDQEVAVRRGVLGPDSLATVMYTSGTTGRPKGCALTHGNFFAEVDNAVELLHPVFKSTFKEPASTLLYLPLSHVFGRMVAVACMRARVRLGHAPSIRTEELLTDLAGFSPTFLLAIPYVLEKVYNSGRATAERMGRAASFDRAARVARRYGEALEAQQHGTGSGPSAKLRAARAVYDPLVYRRIRAALGGKVRQVVCGGSPLGRRLASFYAGAGIQVYEGYGLTESTAAATLTYPHRPRLGTVGWPLPGTRVRIAQDGEVLLNGNQVFRGYWDPQAGGVVPAAQDGWFATGDIGELDDDGYLTITGRKRDILITTSGKNVAPAPLEDWLRAHPLISQCVVVGDNRPYVTALVTLDGEGMAHWCRMTGRTEVPTATLVGDPDLLTVLQRAIDDANRLVSRAESIRRFTVLPLNFTETAGHLTPTMKLRRAVVTREFAGEIETMYDGALGSE, encoded by the coding sequence GTGTCCCGCGATCCCTCTTCCCGATCCCACCCCGCCCTGCCGGAACCCGAGATCAGGCGGCTGGACGGGGTCGTACGAGAGGTCGCGGTCCCGCCGCTGATCCTCCCCGTGACACACGGCTCGCTCGCGGACATCCCGTTCGACAACGCGGACCAGGTGCCGAACGCCCCGGTGCTCAGCCGCAAGGGCCCCGACGGCAGCTGGCAGGATGTCACGGCCGCCGAGTTCGCCGAGCAGGTGCTCGCGGTCGCCAAGGGGCTGATCGCCGAGGGCCTGATGCCGGGCGACCGGCTCGCGATCATGGCGCGTACGACGTACGAGTGGACGCTGCTGGACTTCGCCGCGTGGGCCGCGGGCCTGGTGACCGTCCCCGTCTATCCGACCTCGTCCGTCTTCCAGACGCGCTGGATCCTCCAGGACTCGGGCGCGGTGGCGATCGCCGTCGAGCATGTGTCGCAGGCCGCCGCACTCGGCCCCGAACGCGACCGGCTGCCCGACGTCCAACACGTGTGGATCTTCGAGAAGGGGCACACGGACCGGCTCGCCGAGCTGGGCCGGGGCGTCCCCGACCAGGAGGTCGCCGTCCGCCGCGGGGTCCTCGGCCCCGACTCGCTCGCGACGGTCATGTACACCTCCGGCACCACCGGACGCCCCAAGGGCTGCGCGCTGACGCACGGCAACTTCTTCGCCGAGGTCGACAACGCCGTCGAACTGCTCCACCCCGTCTTCAAGTCCACCTTCAAGGAGCCCGCCTCCACCCTCCTCTACCTCCCGCTCTCGCACGTCTTCGGCCGGATGGTCGCCGTCGCGTGCATGCGGGCCCGGGTACGCCTGGGCCACGCGCCGAGCATCCGTACGGAGGAGCTGCTGACCGACCTCGCAGGCTTCAGCCCGACCTTCCTGCTGGCCATCCCGTACGTGCTGGAGAAGGTCTACAACAGCGGGCGCGCGACCGCCGAGAGGATGGGCCGCGCCGCCTCCTTCGACCGTGCCGCCCGGGTGGCCCGCCGCTACGGGGAGGCGCTGGAGGCCCAGCAGCACGGCACGGGCTCCGGACCGAGCGCGAAACTCAGGGCGGCCCGCGCCGTCTACGACCCCCTCGTCTACCGCCGTATCCGCGCGGCCCTCGGCGGCAAGGTCCGCCAGGTGGTCTGCGGCGGGTCCCCGCTCGGCCGCCGCCTCGCCTCCTTCTACGCGGGCGCCGGCATCCAGGTGTACGAGGGCTACGGCCTCACCGAGTCGACGGCCGCGGCGACCCTCACCTACCCGCACCGGCCGCGCCTGGGCACGGTGGGCTGGCCGCTGCCCGGCACCCGGGTGCGGATAGCCCAGGACGGCGAGGTCCTGCTGAACGGGAACCAGGTGTTCCGCGGCTACTGGGACCCGCAGGCGGGCGGAGTGGTCCCGGCCGCCCAGGACGGCTGGTTCGCCACCGGCGACATCGGCGAGCTGGACGACGACGGCTACCTCACGATCACCGGCCGCAAGAGGGACATCCTGATCACCACCAGCGGCAAGAACGTCGCCCCGGCACCGCTGGAGGACTGGCTCCGCGCCCATCCCCTCATCAGCCAGTGCGTCGTCGTCGGCGACAACCGCCCGTACGTCACCGCGCTGGTCACCCTGGACGGCGAGGGCATGGCCCACTGGTGCCGGATGACCGGCAGGACGGAGGTCCCGACGGCCACGCTGGTCGGCGACCCCGACCTGCTCACCGTCCTCCAGCGGGCGATCGACGACGCGAACCGCCTGGTCTCCCGCGCGGAATCGATTCGCCGCTTCACCGTGCTGCCCCTCAACTTCACGGAGACGGCCGGCCATCTGACCCCGACGATGAAGCTGCGTCGGGCGGTGGTGACCCGGGAGTTCGCCGGAGAGATCGAGACGATGTACGACGGGGCACTCGGCAGCGAGTAG
- a CDS encoding cold-shock protein produces MATGTVKWFNAEKGFGFIAQEGGGPDVFVHYSAINASGFRSLEENQAVTFDVTQGPKGPQAENVTPV; encoded by the coding sequence ATGGCTACCGGAACCGTGAAGTGGTTCAACGCCGAAAAGGGCTTTGGTTTCATTGCCCAGGAAGGCGGCGGCCCGGACGTCTTCGTCCACTACTCCGCGATCAACGCGAGCGGATTCCGCTCCCTCGAAGAGAACCAGGCGGTTACCTTCGACGTGACCCAGGGTCCGAAGGGCCCGCAGGCGGAGAACGTCACCCCCGTCTGA
- a CDS encoding FtsK/SpoIIIE domain-containing protein — protein MRVRATVVREGAAPQDAVINVDDGTTAAEVAAAVERLRVRGGPASFAAQGVVTPLPGQAPSWQRPAAAAGLWVDGRLCDPEARIGGALRDGVRLTTDPSVGPFMVNGEPIGRYEVTVSGGAGAGRVARLSAGVSTIGSAPTATLSVEDPYLAQLAARVSVDVKGRVEIAPYDGAELFLDDEPVSAPREWQPGVLLKSGESLFSLSEVGEPDAHLSPAGAGGLAYNRPPRLTSPRANPRLVVPAPPKKDEAQRFQLISAILPLFFGVGMYFVTKMIYMLLFCLLSPLMIFGQWVSDRRHGKKKYRAAMKEYRQAKAEHEAEVERLSELDQRRRREAYPDPGQLLLFATGPRRRLWERRITDPDAMHLRVGFSDLRAEIDVANARNASSDAEDPEPPVVTNVPLTLPFAELGVVGIAGDRARAVASARWMTAQAAVLHSPRDLSLVVLSSAADAEQNWSWAQWLPHTSPQQGQNCVALMGTDAESISRRVTELLAELTRRQAVAKENGGLNALRPDAQVLLVLDGARLLRRVPGVPQLLQEGPAHGIFALCVDEDERLLPEECRTAICWTLESATRVHLRGYGYEAAGDVLADQVSIAWCERTARALAPVVDVSRDDADSALPTAARLLDLLEMPNPTGADIARIWQRGGATTAAPIGLAADGPFVLDIRRDGPHALIAGTTGAGKSELLQTIIASLAVGNTPDALNFVLIDYKGGSAFQDCARLPHTVGMVSDLDAHLTERALASLAAELRRREEILFHAETKDIEDYNDARRLRPDLEPMPRLMLVIDEFASLVAELPDFIAGLVDIARRGRSLGVHLLLATQRPAGVVSQDIRANTNLRIALRVTNGEESRDVIDAPDSGNISKATPGRCYVRSGAQSLIGVQSARIGGRRPGHDTAPQVTLNFLDWVAYGHPPPRAAQADGDDGTMVTDLAVLVEAIGAGAQQLGCAQPRSPWLPPIPAQVLNSELPALPEAGPGADTVRPVAFGLTDLPAQQARAALALDLADGEHLMIAGGPRSGRSTALRTIAGALAQNCAPSDVHIYGIDCGANALLPLTSLPHCGAVVTRDQTARVDRLLGRLLDEVTRRQMFLAEKGQSSAAEQRAAAAPEDRLPWMVVLIDGWDAFRLAFENFDYGRLVEAAKRLFREGAAVGVKVVLATDRSGLMGEISSSFAERLVLRLADPQDYSFAGITPKDVPKEVPSGRALKGTDDGVQESQIALLAENPSGQAQVAALQEIARLAAQTWARPAPHQRPIRVDVLPARIKASEAMALQPDFVPPSDLWALFAAGGDELSPLGMDLEEAGPGFVISGPPKSGRSSTLVVAAMSLLSRGTEVVLITPRRSPLRDLAAEPGVLGSLDSEGSADELTALTSSARGPYVILVDDAELIYDTPLDEALEEELRRGMDGGLGLIMAGAVDTLSSQYRGSVVQARRSRNGLLLSPQGTADGEMFNIRVSSNSGGGPTGRGLFVQSGEAMPAQAVLPG, from the coding sequence ATGAGAGTGCGGGCGACCGTGGTCCGGGAAGGAGCCGCACCGCAGGACGCGGTCATCAACGTCGACGACGGTACGACCGCGGCCGAAGTCGCCGCGGCGGTGGAGCGGCTCCGGGTGCGGGGCGGCCCCGCGTCGTTCGCGGCTCAAGGGGTGGTGACACCCCTGCCCGGCCAAGCCCCCTCGTGGCAGCGGCCCGCCGCCGCGGCCGGCCTGTGGGTGGACGGCAGGCTCTGCGATCCGGAGGCGAGGATCGGGGGCGCGCTGCGGGACGGCGTGCGCCTCACCACCGACCCGTCCGTCGGCCCGTTCATGGTCAACGGCGAACCCATCGGCAGGTACGAGGTCACGGTCAGCGGAGGCGCCGGGGCCGGCCGAGTGGCGCGGCTTTCCGCCGGGGTCAGCACGATCGGCTCCGCACCCACCGCCACGCTCTCCGTCGAGGACCCCTACCTGGCACAGCTGGCGGCGCGCGTGAGCGTCGACGTCAAGGGCCGGGTGGAGATCGCTCCGTACGACGGCGCCGAACTGTTCCTGGACGACGAGCCGGTGTCCGCTCCGCGGGAGTGGCAGCCCGGTGTCCTGCTGAAGTCCGGCGAATCGCTGTTCAGCCTCTCCGAGGTCGGCGAGCCCGACGCCCACCTCTCCCCGGCGGGAGCGGGCGGTCTCGCCTACAACCGCCCTCCGCGCCTGACCTCGCCCCGGGCCAACCCGCGACTTGTCGTCCCCGCACCGCCGAAGAAGGACGAGGCGCAGCGGTTCCAGCTCATCTCGGCGATCCTCCCCCTCTTCTTCGGGGTGGGCATGTACTTCGTCACCAAGATGATCTACATGCTGCTGTTCTGCCTTCTGTCGCCCCTCATGATCTTCGGCCAGTGGGTCAGCGACCGGCGCCACGGCAAGAAGAAGTACCGGGCGGCCATGAAGGAGTACCGGCAGGCCAAGGCCGAGCACGAGGCCGAGGTCGAGCGGCTGAGCGAGCTCGACCAGCGCCGCAGGCGCGAGGCCTACCCGGATCCGGGCCAGCTCCTGCTGTTCGCCACCGGCCCGCGGCGGCGCCTGTGGGAGCGGCGGATCACCGACCCGGACGCGATGCACCTGCGGGTCGGCTTCAGCGACCTCCGGGCCGAGATCGACGTCGCCAACGCCCGCAACGCAAGCTCTGACGCGGAGGACCCTGAACCTCCGGTGGTCACCAACGTGCCGCTGACCCTGCCGTTCGCGGAGCTCGGAGTGGTCGGCATCGCGGGGGACAGGGCGCGGGCGGTGGCCAGCGCCCGCTGGATGACCGCCCAGGCGGCCGTGCTGCACAGCCCCCGCGACCTCTCCCTGGTGGTGCTCTCCTCGGCGGCCGACGCGGAGCAGAACTGGAGCTGGGCGCAGTGGCTGCCGCACACGAGCCCGCAGCAGGGCCAGAACTGCGTCGCCCTGATGGGCACCGACGCCGAGTCCATCTCGCGCAGGGTCACCGAACTCCTCGCCGAACTCACCAGACGGCAGGCGGTCGCCAAGGAGAACGGCGGCCTCAACGCGCTCCGTCCCGACGCACAGGTACTGCTCGTCCTCGACGGCGCCCGGCTGCTGCGCAGGGTGCCCGGTGTGCCCCAGCTGCTCCAGGAGGGGCCGGCCCACGGGATCTTCGCGCTCTGCGTGGACGAGGACGAACGCCTTCTGCCGGAGGAGTGCCGCACAGCGATCTGCTGGACCCTGGAGTCGGCCACCAGGGTTCACCTTCGCGGGTACGGGTACGAGGCCGCCGGCGACGTACTGGCGGACCAGGTCTCCATCGCCTGGTGCGAACGAACGGCCCGCGCTCTGGCGCCCGTGGTGGACGTGAGCCGTGACGACGCCGACAGCGCGCTGCCCACCGCGGCCCGCCTGCTCGATCTGCTGGAGATGCCCAACCCCACCGGCGCCGACATCGCGAGGATCTGGCAGCGCGGCGGGGCGACGACAGCCGCACCGATCGGACTGGCCGCCGACGGACCCTTCGTCCTGGACATCCGGCGGGACGGACCGCACGCTCTGATCGCCGGCACGACCGGCGCCGGTAAGTCGGAGCTGCTGCAGACCATCATCGCCTCGCTGGCCGTGGGCAACACCCCGGACGCCCTCAACTTCGTACTGATCGACTACAAGGGCGGCAGCGCCTTCCAGGACTGCGCGCGGCTGCCGCACACCGTCGGCATGGTGAGCGACCTCGACGCCCATCTGACGGAGCGCGCGCTCGCCTCGCTCGCCGCTGAGCTCCGGCGCCGGGAGGAGATCCTCTTCCACGCCGAGACCAAGGACATCGAGGACTACAACGACGCCCGCAGGCTGCGGCCCGACCTCGAGCCCATGCCGCGGCTCATGCTGGTCATCGACGAGTTCGCCTCGCTGGTCGCGGAGCTGCCCGACTTCATCGCCGGTCTGGTGGACATCGCGAGGCGTGGCCGGTCGCTGGGCGTGCACCTCCTGCTGGCCACCCAGCGCCCGGCGGGTGTGGTCAGCCAGGACATCCGGGCCAACACCAACCTTCGTATCGCGCTGCGCGTCACCAACGGGGAGGAGTCGCGCGACGTCATCGACGCCCCCGACTCGGGCAACATCTCGAAGGCGACACCGGGCCGCTGCTACGTACGGTCCGGCGCCCAGTCACTCATCGGTGTGCAGTCCGCGCGTATCGGTGGACGGCGGCCCGGCCACGACACGGCACCCCAGGTCACCCTGAACTTCCTGGACTGGGTGGCCTACGGGCATCCGCCGCCGCGAGCCGCCCAGGCGGACGGCGACGACGGCACGATGGTCACGGACCTGGCCGTGCTGGTGGAGGCCATCGGCGCGGGGGCGCAGCAACTCGGCTGCGCGCAGCCCCGCAGCCCGTGGCTGCCGCCGATCCCCGCGCAGGTCCTGAACTCCGAGCTGCCCGCACTGCCCGAGGCCGGACCCGGCGCCGACACGGTCCGCCCCGTGGCCTTCGGGCTCACCGACCTGCCGGCCCAGCAGGCCCGCGCGGCCCTCGCGCTCGACCTGGCCGACGGCGAGCATCTGATGATCGCGGGCGGCCCGCGCTCCGGGCGGTCGACCGCTCTGCGGACCATCGCGGGGGCCCTCGCGCAGAACTGCGCACCGAGCGACGTCCACATCTACGGAATCGACTGCGGGGCCAACGCGCTGCTCCCGCTGACCAGCCTCCCGCACTGCGGTGCGGTCGTCACCCGGGACCAGACGGCCCGTGTCGACCGGCTGCTGGGACGTCTTCTCGACGAGGTCACGCGACGACAGATGTTCCTCGCGGAGAAGGGCCAGTCGAGCGCGGCCGAGCAGCGTGCCGCCGCGGCGCCCGAGGACCGGCTGCCCTGGATGGTCGTGCTGATCGACGGGTGGGACGCCTTCCGCCTGGCCTTCGAGAACTTCGACTACGGGCGTCTCGTCGAGGCGGCGAAGCGGCTGTTCCGCGAGGGTGCCGCCGTCGGGGTCAAGGTGGTCCTCGCCACCGACCGGAGCGGCCTCATGGGAGAGATCTCCAGCTCCTTCGCCGAGCGGCTCGTGCTGCGGCTCGCCGACCCGCAGGACTACTCGTTCGCGGGGATCACGCCGAAGGACGTACCCAAGGAGGTGCCGTCCGGCAGGGCCCTCAAGGGGACCGACGACGGGGTGCAGGAGAGCCAGATCGCGCTGCTCGCGGAGAACCCGAGCGGCCAGGCGCAGGTGGCGGCGCTGCAGGAGATCGCCCGGCTGGCGGCGCAGACCTGGGCCCGTCCGGCCCCGCACCAGCGGCCCATCCGGGTCGACGTGCTGCCCGCGCGGATCAAGGCCTCGGAGGCCATGGCGCTGCAGCCCGACTTCGTGCCGCCGTCGGACCTGTGGGCCCTCTTCGCGGCCGGCGGGGACGAACTGTCGCCGCTCGGCATGGACCTGGAGGAGGCGGGGCCCGGCTTCGTCATCTCGGGACCGCCGAAGTCGGGACGTTCAAGCACCCTGGTGGTGGCGGCGATGTCCCTGCTGAGCCGCGGCACCGAGGTCGTCCTGATCACGCCGAGGCGTTCACCCCTGCGGGACCTGGCCGCCGAGCCGGGTGTCCTCGGTTCGCTCGACAGCGAGGGCTCGGCGGACGAACTCACCGCGCTGACGAGCAGCGCGCGGGGGCCGTACGTCATCCTCGTCGACGACGCCGAGCTGATCTACGACACCCCGCTCGACGAGGCGCTCGAGGAGGAACTGCGCCGCGGTATGGACGGGGGCCTGGGGCTGATCATGGCGGGCGCGGTCGACACGCTGTCCTCGCAGTACCGCGGTTCCGTGGTGCAGGCACGGCGTTCGCGCAACGGCCTGCTGCTCTCGCCGCAGGGCACGGCGGACGGCGAGATGTTCAATATCCGCGTCTCGTCGAACAGCGGCGGCGGCCCGACCGGCCGCGGACTCTTCGTCCAGAGCGGGGAGGCCATGCCGGCGCAGGCGGTGCTGCCGGGCTAG
- a CDS encoding serine/threonine-protein kinase, with product MRPLDVGEPTTVGPYRLLGRLGSGGMGRVYLGRSAGGRTVAVKIVHPHFALDDEFRARFRREVEAARRVGGAYTAPVLDADPDAPVPWVATGYAAGPTLTAAVTDTGALADHSVRVLGAGLAEALAAVHGLGLVHRDVKPSNVLLTLDGPLLIDFGIARATDGTASLTATGASIGSPGYMAPEQILGKGVTGAADVFSLGAVMAYAATGSSPFPGDSSAALLYKVVHEEPQLGALSGELRETVAGCLAKDPAARPSPEALVGALAPEGTARLVAAGWLPGPLVEQVSRSAVRLLNLEVADGAAEATPSGVVGFSSPSVGSPPATAGEGNPPGAGAGAGAAGAAPGEGPQGVFGPPDPSYASYSSLSPSPSLPPSPYSPYAPALDSDRHPVPVPVPDAVPGKVSVSVAATSAPGAGGRGRKLSCTVALAVAGALAAVTFGSVFVFDLLPGTGADGNDDSGAADRPPAASTTPSTVPTDGGPTDGGGSTVPTSYLGTWEGDGFALDGKLPMGTFRVTVRQAEKGERLGTFRQTDLIGGTCDTDLYLKKVTAGRLIATSVAKPSTTSECTTGRHEVRLIPVGDDLRYETDNAKAGDPVARMSKVG from the coding sequence ATGAGGCCGCTCGATGTCGGTGAACCCACCACCGTGGGGCCCTACCGGCTGCTCGGCCGGCTCGGCTCCGGCGGGATGGGCCGCGTGTACCTGGGCCGCAGCGCGGGCGGCCGTACCGTCGCGGTCAAGATCGTGCACCCGCACTTCGCGCTCGACGACGAGTTCCGCGCCCGGTTCCGCCGCGAGGTGGAGGCGGCACGGCGGGTGGGCGGCGCGTACACGGCCCCGGTCCTCGACGCCGACCCGGACGCCCCGGTCCCGTGGGTGGCGACCGGTTACGCCGCGGGCCCCACGCTGACCGCCGCGGTCACCGACACGGGCGCCCTCGCGGACCACTCGGTACGCGTCCTCGGCGCCGGCCTCGCCGAGGCGCTGGCGGCGGTGCACGGCCTGGGCCTGGTCCACCGCGACGTCAAGCCGTCGAACGTGCTGCTGACCCTCGACGGACCCCTGCTCATCGACTTCGGCATCGCCCGCGCGACCGACGGCACGGCGTCCCTCACCGCGACGGGCGCCTCCATCGGCTCGCCCGGCTACATGGCACCCGAGCAGATCCTCGGCAAGGGCGTCACCGGCGCGGCCGACGTCTTCTCGCTCGGCGCGGTAATGGCGTACGCGGCGACGGGCTCGTCCCCGTTCCCCGGCGACTCCTCGGCCGCCCTGCTCTACAAGGTGGTCCACGAGGAGCCGCAACTGGGCGCGCTCTCCGGCGAGTTGCGGGAGACGGTGGCGGGGTGCCTCGCCAAGGACCCGGCCGCGCGCCCGTCCCCGGAGGCCCTCGTCGGCGCACTGGCCCCGGAGGGCACGGCCCGGCTGGTGGCGGCGGGATGGCTGCCGGGCCCCCTGGTGGAACAGGTCAGCCGCAGCGCCGTACGCCTGCTGAACCTGGAGGTGGCGGACGGGGCGGCGGAGGCGACGCCGTCGGGGGTGGTGGGGTTCAGCAGCCCTTCGGTGGGGAGTCCCCCGGCGACTGCGGGGGAGGGGAATCCGCCTGGGGCTGGGGCTGGGGCTGGGGCTGCGGGTGCGGCTCCGGGGGAGGGGCCACAAGGGGTCTTCGGCCCGCCGGACCCCTCCTACGCGTCCTACTCCTCGCTCTCTCCCTCCCCCTCCCTTCCACCCTCCCCGTACTCGCCGTACGCTCCAGCCCTCGACTCCGACCGCCACCCCGTCCCTGTCCCTGTCCCCGACGCCGTCCCGGGCAAGGTGTCCGTCAGTGTGGCCGCGACCTCCGCTCCGGGGGCGGGCGGCCGGGGCCGGAAGCTGAGTTGCACGGTCGCCCTCGCGGTGGCCGGGGCGCTGGCGGCGGTGACGTTCGGCTCGGTGTTCGTGTTCGACTTGCTGCCGGGTACCGGCGCGGACGGCAACGACGACTCGGGGGCGGCCGACCGGCCGCCCGCGGCCAGCACCACCCCCAGCACCGTCCCCACCGACGGCGGTCCCACCGACGGCGGGGGCAGCACGGTACCCACGTCGTACCTCGGCACCTGGGAGGGCGACGGCTTCGCCCTCGACGGCAAGCTCCCCATGGGCACGTTCCGGGTCACGGTCCGCCAGGCCGAGAAGGGCGAGCGGCTCGGCACGTTCCGCCAGACCGACCTCATCGGCGGTACCTGCGACACCGACCTCTACCTCAAGAAGGTGACGGCCGGCCGGCTGATCGCTACGAGCGTGGCCAAGCCGTCCACCACGTCCGAGTGCACGACGGGCCGCCACGAGGTCCGGCTGATCCCCGTCGGCGACGACCTGCGCTACGAGACGGACAACGCGAAGGCGGGGGATCCGGTGGCCCGGATGTCGAAGGTCGGGTAG
- a CDS encoding menaquinone biosynthetic enzyme MqnA/MqnD family protein, whose translation MDNSPESPEGRPDARRSRPRVGHIQFLNCLPLYWGLARTGTLLDFELTKDTPEKLSEKLVRGDLDIGPITLVEFLKHADELVAFPDIAVGCDGPVMSCVIVSQVPLEELDGARVALGSTSRTSVRLAQLLLSERYGVEPSYYTCPPDLSLMMQEADAAVLIGDAALRANLLDGPRYGLQVHDLGALWKEWTGLPFVFAVWAARRDYLEREPALTRKVHEAFLASRDLSLEEVGKVAEQAARWEAFDEDVLERYFTTLDFRFGAPQLEAVTEFARRVGPTTGFAADVRVELLEP comes from the coding sequence GTGGACAATTCTCCTGAGTCTCCCGAGGGGCGTCCCGACGCCCGCCGCTCACGGCCGCGCGTCGGCCACATCCAGTTCCTGAACTGCCTGCCCCTGTACTGGGGGCTCGCGAGAACGGGCACGCTGCTCGACTTCGAGCTCACCAAGGACACCCCGGAGAAGCTCAGCGAGAAGCTCGTACGGGGCGATCTCGACATCGGGCCCATCACCCTCGTCGAGTTCCTCAAGCACGCCGACGAGCTGGTCGCCTTCCCCGACATCGCGGTCGGCTGCGACGGCCCCGTGATGTCCTGCGTGATCGTCTCCCAGGTCCCCCTGGAAGAGCTGGACGGCGCCCGGGTCGCCCTCGGCTCGACCTCGCGTACGTCCGTACGCCTCGCGCAGCTCCTCCTGTCGGAGCGGTACGGGGTCGAGCCGTCCTACTACACCTGCCCGCCCGACCTCAGCCTGATGATGCAGGAGGCCGACGCGGCGGTGCTGATCGGCGACGCCGCCCTGCGCGCCAACCTGCTGGACGGCCCGCGCTACGGCCTCCAGGTGCACGACCTCGGCGCCCTCTGGAAGGAGTGGACGGGCCTGCCCTTCGTCTTCGCGGTCTGGGCCGCCCGCCGCGACTACCTGGAGCGCGAACCGGCCCTCACGCGCAAGGTGCACGAGGCGTTCCTCGCCTCCCGCGACCTGTCCCTGGAGGAGGTCGGCAAGGTCGCCGAGCAGGCGGCCCGCTGGGAGGCCTTCGACGAGGACGTCCTGGAGCGCTACTTCACGACGCTCGACTTCCGCTTCGGCGCACCGCAGCTGGAGGCGGTCACGGAGTTCGCGCGCCGAGTGGGACCGACGACCGGCTTCGCGGCGGACGTGCGGGTCGAGCTGCTGGAGCCCTGA
- a CDS encoding WXG100 family type VII secretion target, with protein MTLKGADTTRLRSLSTTFKTQHGNLDDLIRAISTGTSHSEEFWKGGRANRFREEWDKLKPQLQNFVTSLENARKETSDAAQANDTIND; from the coding sequence ATGACGCTAAAGGGCGCAGATACCACACGACTCCGGAGTCTTTCCACCACCTTCAAGACTCAGCACGGCAACCTCGACGACCTGATCCGTGCCATCTCCACGGGCACGAGTCACAGTGAGGAGTTCTGGAAGGGCGGCCGAGCCAACCGATTCCGGGAGGAATGGGACAAGCTGAAGCCGCAGCTGCAGAACTTTGTCACGTCGCTCGAGAATGCCCGCAAGGAGACCAGCGACGCCGCCCAGGCGAACGACACCATCAACGACTAG